GCGGAAGTTCGACCCGGTGGCCGGCCATCACGTGGTCTTCCGGGAAGCCCGCTGACCCGGCGGAACCCGGTGACACCTTCGGTGCGCCCGCCCCGCCGGACACGTACCGCTCGAACCCGACATCCGCCCCAGGAAGGAACACTCCGTGAAGCAGCACATCCACCCCGCCACCCGTTCCGTCGTCTTCCGTGACCGGGCCGCCGGTGTCGCGTTCCTGACCCGCTCGACCGCCGACGCTGCCGAGCGCGTGGAATGGGAGGACGGCCGGAGCTATCCGGTGGTCGACGTGGAGACCTCGTCCGCCAGCCACCCGTTCTACACCGGCACCCGGCAGGTGCTGGACCCGGCCGGCCGGATCGACCGGTTCCGCCGCCGCTACGGGAACGCCGCGGCCGGACACTGACGAGGCCTCTGGTCCGTCCGCCGGACCGTCGTCCGGCGGACGGGTGCCCCGGATCACACCCGGGACCCGGAGGTACGGGAACACCCGGGTGTGGTTTATCGTTCATCTATACGTGGTGCGAGGGGGACAGTGTCCCCGGGCCTCACCTTCCGCCCACGGGGAAGATCGTTCGGCTGAAGCCCCGTGGAGCAACCCGCCGAGAGGCGACCGCCCCTCGTACCTCATGAACGGCCCCGGCCGGATTCCCCCGATCCGGCCGGGGCTTCTTGCTGCCCGGGGCGGGCCGCGGGTGCGGCTTCCGCTCTCCCCGAAGACGCTCAGCCCCGCGGGCGGCGCCCCCACGGGCCGGCCGTCTCCAGCGCCAGCGCCCCCAGGGCCGCCAGCGCCGCCACGGACGCCGCACCCGGCGGCCACCACCGCGTCGCCGCGGCGGCCAGCGCGGCGCCCGTCACCACCGCGGCCAGCCTGGCGAACACCCGGATGTCGTCGCGGGCCGGCCGGCCGAGCGCCAGCCGGCCCGCCAGCGAGGTCAGCGTGCCGGTGAAGTAGTTGGTCGGGGTCACCCGGACCGTCCCCTGGATTCCCATGGCCAGCGCCACGACGGCGAGCAGCCCGGTCCGGTCCGCCCCCGAGGTGACGAACCCCAGCCCCCACGCGGTCGCGGCCGTACCCAGCAGGACCACCTCGGCCAGCAGCAGGGCCGCCACCGGCCACCTCCACCGCCGTCCCATCAGCGCGCCGCACCCGGCCCCGGCCACGTACGACACCAGCGCGGCGCACACGCCCGGTGCGGAGCCCTCGTCGCCCGCTCCCGTCACCGACGCGCCCAGCAGCACGAGATTTCCGGTCATCACGCCCGCGAAGACATGCCCGGCGCAGAGGAAGACGAACGCGTCGGCCGCCCCGGAGGCCGCCGAGAGCAGCAGCAGGGCCCAGGTGACCCGACCGGCCGGGGCGTCCTCGGCCGATCGGCCAGGAGCGGAAGAGGAGGAAGAGGACACCCGGCCATTCTCGGGCGCGCCGATGCCGGGAGGCTGCGTATCCCGCGCCCGCGCGTGCCGGGACAGGGCCGTACGCGCCCCCGGTGACGTACCGGGGGCGCGTACCAGGGCCGGTCAGCCGGCCGCGCGCGGCACCACCGTGGACAGTACGCCGGTCAGCGCGTGCCAGTCGGCGGAGATGATGCTGGCGTGCTTCCCCGCGAGGAGGGTGAGCCGGTCCAGCGCCTGGGCGGACGTCGGGCCGGTGCCGTCGATGGCGGGCGCCACGTTGTGCGCGTCCGTCATCAGCACCAGGTACTTGCTGCGGGCGTACCAGGCGGTGTCGATGGAACCGCCCGCGTACGCGGAGGCATCCCCGTCGAAGATCACGAACCACGGACGGATCGAGGTGTCGGTGTACCGCGTGCGGGGGTCACCGGCCTGAGCCGCGTGCACGGCGGGGAAGGCCGAGGCCTCGCGCAGCCGCCCCGCAGCGGCGAGGTCGCGCAGCCGGGTCGCGTACTCGCGGTCCGTCCACAGGGTGTCGAGCGGGTTGCCCTCCTCGACCGTGCCCGGGATCAGCTCCACCAGGAAGCGGCCCGCCAGCGCGTCGCGCGTGGGCCAGCCCCCGGCGGTGACGGCCTCGTCGGGAGTGGCGTGCGAGCCGACGAGGTCGGCCGGACGGTACAGCGCGTCGCCGAGCTTCGCCGTGAGCAGCGCGTCCAGTTCGGCCGGACCGCGGCCGCTCGTGGCGAGGAACCCGTCCTTGAGTTCGACCTTCAGCACGACGGGCCGGTGTCCCGGGTGGGCGTCGTGCCAGGCGCGGATGTCGGAGAGGCAGCCGGCGAGGTTCTGGTTGCGCGCCTTGCTGCGCAGCTCGGCGGCGCTCGCCGCGTTCTCGCAGTTGTTGTCGTTGCCGAGCGGGTTGCTGTGCGACACCCGCCAGGAGCTGCCGAACACGTTGGTCCACACGTCGAGTTCGAGCATCGCCGCACCGGAGTCGAGGGCATCGGCGAAGTAGGTGTACGTCGACTTCTCGTACGCGTTGTGCACCCCGACGCCCGTCGTCGCGCCGTACGAGCTGCCGCCCGGGCCCGTGGCGGACTGCGCGCTGCCGGCCGAGACCGCCACGCAGAACACCCCGGCCGCGGCGGCGGTCGCCCACCGGCGCCATCCCTGCTTCATGGACCCTCACCCTCACCCACGTCGTCGAAGTTGATGCGAACGCGTCAACCAGGAGCACGATAGGAGGCACGGATGACCTTCAGGAGTACGCGAACCGGCCTTTCGGGGAGTACCGGTCGTCCGCGGGGAAGCCGGGTTCTCAGGCGTACGGGGGAGTGCCGGGTGAGGCCGGCCGGGTCACGGTGTTCCGTCCAGGCCGCTCGCGTAGTGCTCGATCGCGGCCCGGTACCGCCTCACGTACGGGTCCTCGCTGGTCGACGCGACGAGCCGCAGCAGAAGGCCCATCGCCTCGTGGTGTTCGCCGGTGTTGTACAGCGCCATCGCCAGGAACGTGTGGAGCGCGCCGTCGTCGGGGAACTCCGCCACCCCCTGCCGCAGCGTCTCGACGGCCTGTCCGTACCTGCCGAGCACCCGGTAGGTGCTGCCGAGACCGAGGAGCGCGCCCCGCCGGTCCTCCTCGCCGAGGTGTCCGACCGAGAGGCAGCGCTCGTAGTACGCCACCGCCTCGGCCTCCAGGTCCAGGACGTCGTGGGCCCACGCCGTCTGGTAAGCGATCTCCGCGTCCTCCGGGAACCTCGCGGTCAGGGCGAGCAGCCGTTCCCGGGCCTCTTCAGGGCGGCCCCCGGTACGCAGCCGCACGGCGTCGGCCAGCAGTTCGTCCCTCTGCGGTGTATCCATGGGTGACATGGTGGCAGGCTCCGGCGGGGCGTCGTCGCGCGGCCCGCCGGAGGGACCCGCGGCGGGGCCGGAGGCCCGCGGCCCGCGGAGGTCCGGGGCCGGCGCGCGAAGCCCGGTGGGGAGACGTGGCCGGATCGAGGTGTGACCGGACGGGCCCGGGGCATCCGAGGGCCATGACCGCAGACGCGAACCGCACTGTGCGGAAGAGAAGTTGGGCGCACGTGCTGGTGCGCGCCAGCATTCTGG
The DNA window shown above is from Streptomyces sp. NBC_00247 and carries:
- a CDS encoding type B 50S ribosomal protein L31 encodes the protein MKQHIHPATRSVVFRDRAAGVAFLTRSTADAAERVEWEDGRSYPVVDVETSSASHPFYTGTRQVLDPAGRIDRFRRRYGNAAAGH
- a CDS encoding phosphatidylinositol-specific phospholipase C domain-containing protein, which encodes MKQGWRRWATAAAAGVFCVAVSAGSAQSATGPGGSSYGATTGVGVHNAYEKSTYTYFADALDSGAAMLELDVWTNVFGSSWRVSHSNPLGNDNNCENAASAAELRSKARNQNLAGCLSDIRAWHDAHPGHRPVVLKVELKDGFLATSGRGPAELDALLTAKLGDALYRPADLVGSHATPDEAVTAGGWPTRDALAGRFLVELIPGTVEEGNPLDTLWTDREYATRLRDLAAAGRLREASAFPAVHAAQAGDPRTRYTDTSIRPWFVIFDGDASAYAGGSIDTAWYARSKYLVLMTDAHNVAPAIDGTGPTSAQALDRLTLLAGKHASIISADWHALTGVLSTVVPRAAG
- a CDS encoding tetratricopeptide repeat protein, with protein sequence MDTPQRDELLADAVRLRTGGRPEEARERLLALTARFPEDAEIAYQTAWAHDVLDLEAEAVAYYERCLSVGHLGEEDRRGALLGLGSTYRVLGRYGQAVETLRQGVAEFPDDGALHTFLAMALYNTGEHHEAMGLLLRLVASTSEDPYVRRYRAAIEHYASGLDGTP